The following proteins are encoded in a genomic region of Gossypium hirsutum isolate 1008001.06 chromosome D05, Gossypium_hirsutum_v2.1, whole genome shotgun sequence:
- the LOC107902290 gene encoding zinc finger BED domain-containing protein RICESLEEPER 2-like: MVIEKCLLNWGFDKLFTVTVGNASSNDVAIGYLRNKFYPRGGLVQNGKYLHMRCMTHIVNSIVVKSLKEMNKSVERVRGAVRYVRQSPARLQKFKECVVVEKIECKKMLCLNVCTRWNSTYLMLNTAQNFKRPFERFEEQDTNFRAELERREGWLSVDDWDNPPLHSTCSQSSVPTHVSLGEPQQKMKRRMQALYKKRELEIFGEDKTFELDKYLAEANEKFFEDFDILLWWKVNSTRFLTLSKMARDVLAILISTIASESAFSTEGCVLDQFRSSLTPKIVQALVCTQYLIRKSSSQEDIKKIEE; encoded by the exons ATGGTGATTGAGAAATGCTTGTTGAATTGGGGGTTTGATAAGTTGTTTACTGTTACTGTTGGTAATGCAAGTTCAAATGATGTTGCTATTGGTTATTTGAGAAATAAATTTTACCCTCGAGGGGGTttagttcaaaatggtaaatatctTCATATGAGATGTATGACACACATTGTGAATTCGATTGTTGTTAAAAGcttaaaggaaatgaataaatcTGTTGAACGTGTTAGGGGGGCTGTTAGATATGTGAGACAATCTCCAGCTAGATTACAAAAGTTTAAGGAGtgtgttgtggtggaaaagatAGAGTGCAAGAAGATGTTGTGTCTTAATGTTTGTACTAGGTGGAACTCGACCTACTTAATGTTAAACACTGCTCAAAACTTTAAGAGACcttttgagagatttgaggagcaaGATACAAACTTTAGGGCTGAACTTGAAAGGAGAGAGGGTTGGCttagtgtggatgattgggatAAT cctccacttcaTAGTACTTGTAGCCAATCGAGTGTACCAACACATGTTTCTCTCGGTGAAccacaacaaaaaatgaaaaggcgAATGCAAGCTTTGTATAAAAAGCGTGAGTTGGAAATTTTTGGTGAGGATAAAACATTTGAGTTGGATAAATATCTAGCTGAGGCTAATGAGAaattttttgaagattttgatattttattgtggTGGAAAGTGAACAGCACTAGATTTCTCACTCTTTCAAAAATGGCCAGAGATGTGTTAGCTATACTGATTTCTACAATTGCTTCAGAGTCTGCATTTAGCACCGAGGGATGTGTGCTTGATCAATTTAGAAgttctttaactcctaaaattgtaCAAGCTCTTGTGTGCACTCAGTATTTGATTCGAAAATCATCATCACAGGAAGACATCAAAAAGATTGAAGAATAA